In one Chromatiales bacterium genomic region, the following are encoded:
- a CDS encoding HPr family phosphocarrier protein, with the protein MVKLEVTIVNNLGLHARAAAKFVSLASSFESDIKVSKDDQTVNGKSIMGVIMLAAAKGTLLILTIEGKDEQAAAQGMSELIADRFGEED; encoded by the coding sequence ATGGTGAAATTAGAGGTGACTATTGTTAATAACTTGGGTCTGCACGCACGCGCTGCAGCTAAGTTTGTTTCGCTTGCATCAAGTTTTGAAAGCGATATTAAAGTGAGTAAGGATGACCAGACGGTCAACGGCAAGAGTATTATGGGCGTTATTATGCTAGCTGCTGCTAAAGGTACATTATTGATACTAACGATAGAAGGGAAAGACGAACAGGCGGCAGCACAAGGGATGTCCGAGCTGATAGCTGATCGGTTCGGAGAGGAAGATTAA
- the mgtE gene encoding magnesium transporter: MTATNEYLSQILRSGKVEQVRTQLHNLHAGEIANLLESLPIPERRIVWKLTNVELEGDILLEVSEEVRKNLIELTQDKELLLATEGLEIDDLADLIDTLPDTVTDQLLAGMDAQNRRRLEHVLSYDADTAGGLMNPDILTLRMNITVDVAVRYIRMKKSLPQHTDSLVIVDHTNRYLGVITITDLITHSKDTLLSDLVNTEITAIPVSLPSNEVVALFEDRDLLSIAVVDANYQVVGRITVDDVLDVLRNEPLKERIGFSGASGEEDLYAPVFSSSRKRALWLGINLLTAFIAAWFISLFEDTLKQIIILAILVPVVCSMGGIAGSQSLMITIRGLATKRLTMGYPSTLLNKEVLVGFLNGGFWAVVVAFVTILWVDSISIGIIIGAAIIINLVCAAAIGVLIPILLKKLGVDPALAGSVILTTITDIVGVVVFLGLATFFLIG, translated from the coding sequence ATGACTGCAACTAACGAATATTTATCTCAGATATTGCGTAGCGGTAAGGTCGAGCAAGTACGCACACAACTGCATAACCTGCACGCTGGTGAGATAGCAAACCTATTGGAAAGCCTGCCTATTCCTGAGCGGCGGATAGTTTGGAAACTCACCAATGTCGAATTAGAAGGGGATATCTTACTAGAGGTAAGCGAGGAGGTGCGCAAAAATCTGATTGAACTCACCCAAGACAAAGAGTTATTACTTGCCACTGAAGGTTTAGAAATAGATGATTTGGCTGATTTGATAGATACTTTACCGGATACCGTGACCGACCAATTGCTGGCTGGCATGGATGCGCAAAACCGTCGTCGGTTGGAACATGTTTTATCGTACGACGCTGATACCGCCGGTGGCTTGATGAACCCTGATATTTTAACACTGCGAATGAACATTACCGTAGATGTTGCAGTGCGTTATATTAGAATGAAAAAATCACTTCCACAGCATACCGATAGTTTAGTTATCGTTGATCATACCAATCGTTATTTGGGTGTTATAACGATTACTGATCTGATCACCCATAGTAAAGATACACTGCTGAGCGATTTAGTAAACACCGAAATAACCGCTATTCCAGTGTCCTTACCATCAAACGAAGTAGTCGCATTATTTGAAGACCGAGATCTATTATCTATTGCGGTCGTCGACGCTAATTACCAAGTTGTCGGTCGCATCACTGTAGACGATGTTTTAGATGTACTACGCAACGAACCACTTAAAGAGCGCATTGGTTTTAGTGGTGCATCGGGTGAAGAGGATCTTTATGCGCCAGTCTTTAGTTCATCAAGAAAGCGAGCCTTGTGGCTGGGAATTAATTTATTGACCGCATTTATAGCCGCTTGGTTTATTAGCCTGTTTGAAGACACCTTAAAACAAATTATTATCCTCGCCATTTTAGTGCCAGTCGTCTGCAGTATGGGTGGTATCGCCGGCAGTCAGAGCTTAATGATCACAATACGCGGTTTGGCAACCAAACGTCTGACTATGGGTTACCCTTCAACGCTACTCAATAAAGAGGTTTTGGTTGGTTTTTTGAACGGAGGATTTTGGGCAGTAGTCGTCGCTTTTGTCACTATTTTGTGGGTTGACAGTATCAGTATAGGCATCATAATTGGTGCGGCAATTATCATAAACTTAGTGTGTGCTGCTGCAATAGGTGTATTGATTCCTATACTATTAAAAAAGCTCGGTGTCGATCCAGCGTTGGCTGGTAGTGTGATATTAACCACCATCACCGATATTGTAGGCGTGGTTGTCTTTTTAGGGTTAGCAACATTCTTTTTAATCGGCTAA
- a CDS encoding HAD-IIIA family hydrolase — translation MNKEILASASQIKLVVFDVDGVLTDGKLILSSDGSETRCFNVKDGTGIRLLLKHNIEVAVISARKSVIVANRMEDLGVKHVFQGCFDKANALEALALLLDINLQQVAYVGDDLIDLPAMKRVGLAVAPTDAHETVKQQANWVTSAGGGCGAAREVCDVIFKAQGLDLQTK, via the coding sequence ATGAATAAAGAAATTTTAGCTAGCGCCTCGCAAATAAAACTCGTCGTATTTGATGTTGATGGCGTGCTAACCGACGGCAAATTAATACTGAGCAGCGATGGTAGCGAAACTAGATGTTTTAATGTAAAAGACGGTACTGGTATACGTTTATTGTTAAAACACAATATAGAAGTTGCAGTTATCAGTGCCCGAAAATCAGTCATCGTTGCAAATAGAATGGAAGACCTGGGTGTAAAGCATGTATTCCAGGGCTGCTTTGATAAAGCTAACGCTCTAGAAGCTTTAGCCTTGCTACTAGATATAAATCTGCAACAGGTTGCCTATGTAGGTGACGATCTGATAGATTTGCCGGCAATGAAGCGAGTCGGTCTAGCAGTGGCACCTACTGATGCACACGAAACTGTAAAGCAACAAGCCAATTGGGTTACATCAGCAGGTGGCGGTTGTGGTGCGGCGCGTGAAGTCTGCGATGTTATTTTCAAAGCACAAGGACTAGACCTGCAAACTAAATAA
- a CDS encoding SCO family protein, which translates to MLGRSFYIVIIGAILVVIVGWQYAMTITPKEETVAERAEILAPGWGQLDFVPPAAGTYELPKIKKAASGEILLDDGAPAELSDYIGDKAVLLSFIYTSCSDVNGCPLATFVLHSMSKALKEVPALSDDIRLVTLSFDPERDTPEAMRSYGADFVNDSAVEWVFATTESEKQLTPILDEYGQFVFKTVEQVGDTEKVNFAHVLKSYLIDRQGYIRNIYSVSYLHPNIIINDFKTILSEEGYPQQSG; encoded by the coding sequence ATGTTAGGACGTAGTTTTTATATCGTTATTATTGGTGCAATTTTAGTAGTCATCGTTGGTTGGCAATACGCAATGACAATCACCCCGAAAGAAGAAACCGTTGCTGAGAGAGCCGAGATTCTAGCGCCCGGTTGGGGTCAGTTAGATTTTGTTCCGCCGGCCGCCGGCACTTATGAGCTACCTAAAATCAAGAAAGCAGCAAGCGGAGAGATTTTACTAGATGATGGTGCGCCGGCTGAGCTTAGCGATTATATAGGTGATAAAGCCGTGCTACTGTCTTTCATTTATACTAGCTGCTCAGATGTTAACGGCTGCCCGTTGGCAACCTTCGTACTACACTCAATGAGTAAAGCATTAAAAGAAGTTCCCGCGCTAAGCGACGATATACGACTGGTAACATTGAGCTTCGACCCTGAGCGAGATACTCCTGAGGCAATGCGTAGCTACGGCGCCGACTTTGTCAACGACAGTGCTGTCGAATGGGTGTTTGCAACTACCGAATCAGAAAAACAGCTAACGCCTATACTAGACGAATACGGACAGTTCGTATTCAAAACCGTAGAACAAGTGGGTGATACCGAAAAAGTGAACTTCGCTCATGTGCTGAAATCATATCTGATAGATAGACAAGGTTATATACGCAATATTTATAGTGTTAGCTATTTGCATCCGAATATCATCATCAACGACTTTAAGACTATACTGAGCGAAGAGGGTTATCCACAACAAAGTGGATAA
- the rapZ gene encoding RNase adapter RapZ: MRFVIVSGLSGAGKSVVLHTLEDHHFCCIDNMPLEFLVELTERLLSDKIKLGDQIAVSIDTRNLINQSTDIRLILTRLKNAGFDTKLIFLRASEEVIEHRYNETRRPHPMSVYKNEPLADCIKSEIQLLDEIASCADFHIDTTEMSQYELRNTIAEHIGLRKVPVSILLKSFGYKKGVPTNADYVFDVRCLTNPYWISRLREKPGTDAEIYDFLEQSPKSINLFNDILEFLQKWLPYYGADIRSYFTIAIGCTGGRHRSVYMVEKLYQRLSKEMPKYDINKQHRDM, from the coding sequence GTGAGATTCGTTATTGTTAGTGGTTTATCGGGTGCCGGAAAATCGGTGGTATTGCACACACTAGAGGATCATCACTTTTGTTGCATAGACAATATGCCCTTGGAGTTTCTAGTCGAACTGACTGAACGGTTGTTATCCGATAAAATAAAACTCGGTGACCAAATTGCGGTGAGCATAGATACCCGTAATTTAATTAATCAATCAACCGATATTAGATTGATATTGACTCGTCTAAAAAATGCCGGATTTGATACTAAGCTTATCTTTTTAAGAGCTTCTGAGGAGGTCATAGAGCATCGCTATAATGAAACCAGACGCCCGCATCCTATGTCCGTCTATAAAAATGAACCACTAGCAGATTGTATAAAAAGCGAGATACAATTGCTGGATGAGATAGCTTCGTGTGCCGATTTTCATATCGACACGACTGAGATGAGCCAGTACGAACTACGCAATACGATTGCTGAACATATAGGTTTACGCAAAGTGCCGGTATCTATATTGTTGAAATCTTTCGGTTATAAAAAAGGTGTGCCGACTAACGCCGATTATGTTTTTGATGTGCGTTGCTTAACAAACCCGTATTGGATATCTCGGTTAAGAGAAAAACCAGGCACTGACGCAGAAATCTACGACTTTTTAGAACAATCACCCAAGAGCATTAATTTGTTTAATGATATTTTAGAGTTTTTACAAAAATGGTTACCTTATTATGGAGCCGACATACGTTCCTATTTCACTATAGCCATAGGCTGCACCGGCGGACGGCATCGTTCAGTATATATGGTCGAAAAGCTGTATCAAAGATTAAGCAAGGAGATGCCGAAATACGATATTAATAAACAACATCGTGATATGTAG
- a CDS encoding PTS fructose transporter subunit IIA: MNTSILLVTHEGVGDSLLKTAKKLLGSPLSACIDSYCVAYDCIPEKEAIKLKQCCDALDKGAGVLLLNDLYGATPANIAMQIKGEAQRWLVSGLNLAMLLKVLNYSYLDGDALARKASEGGRNSVLKLW; this comes from the coding sequence ATGAATACTTCTATCTTGTTGGTTACTCATGAAGGTGTCGGTGATAGTTTGTTGAAGACTGCTAAAAAGTTGTTGGGATCACCGCTCTCTGCCTGTATAGATAGCTACTGCGTAGCATACGATTGTATCCCTGAGAAGGAAGCTATAAAACTGAAACAATGCTGTGATGCACTGGATAAAGGTGCCGGTGTGTTGTTGTTAAATGACCTATACGGTGCAACACCGGCTAATATTGCGATGCAAATCAAGGGTGAAGCGCAGAGATGGCTGGTAAGTGGGCTTAATTTAGCGATGCTACTGAAGGTATTGAATTATAGTTATTTAGATGGTGATGCACTGGCACGCAAAGCATCCGAAGGTGGACGCAATAGTGTACTAAAACTATGGTGA
- a CDS encoding YjbQ family protein: MAFLGTINCDTDGKGLYELSSQVQNLLPADAEGLCHLFIRHTSASLVITENADPTVHSDLENFMSHLAPDGDPRYQHTAEGPDDMSAHIRSVLTKSELNIPVKAGHLLLGVWQGIYLWEHRSHAKRRSVVCTLLA; the protein is encoded by the coding sequence ATGGCATTTTTAGGGACTATCAACTGTGATACTGATGGCAAGGGCTTATATGAATTAAGCAGTCAAGTGCAGAATTTATTGCCAGCCGATGCCGAAGGCTTATGCCATTTATTTATTCGGCATACCAGTGCCTCATTGGTTATCACTGAGAATGCCGATCCTACCGTCCATTCCGATTTGGAAAATTTCATGAGCCACTTAGCACCCGACGGTGATCCGCGTTATCAACATACCGCTGAAGGGCCTGATGATATGTCAGCCCATATACGCTCAGTATTGACTAAAAGTGAATTAAATATACCAGTAAAAGCCGGGCATTTACTGCTAGGTGTCTGGCAAGGTATTTATCTGTGGGAACATCGCAGCCACGCCAAGCGGCGCTCAGTGGTCTGCACACTACTTGCTTGA
- the hprK gene encoding HPr(Ser) kinase/phosphatase: MSADIPTVGELFEHLSEQLQLQWVAGRGAASKSFIKPTDDQPIDIVSYFNPIHSSQVHLLDDAEMIYLQSLKGSVLENALHQLFSDTCLAVLINNGQQAMPEMHALADRRNIALFISAIGGESLVDDLRYYLSRSLAERLIMHGVFMEVISIGLLLTGDSGVGKSELALELITRGHRLIADDTPIFTRIAPDIIQGTAPSMIRDFLEVRGLGILNIRQMYGNSAVKETKYLRQIIDLKFASKDLSVNKDRLTSAQQTKKVLGLDIPVFTLPVAPGRNLAVLVEAAARNHILRIGGYYAEQEIAARQKNIMENKQ; the protein is encoded by the coding sequence ATGAGTGCCGATATACCTACAGTTGGTGAACTGTTCGAGCATTTATCCGAACAGCTACAGCTGCAATGGGTTGCCGGGCGAGGTGCGGCGAGCAAGAGTTTTATCAAACCTACAGACGATCAACCGATAGATATAGTAAGTTATTTCAACCCTATACACTCAAGCCAAGTACATCTACTGGATGATGCTGAAATGATTTATTTGCAATCGCTAAAAGGTAGTGTATTGGAAAATGCATTGCACCAATTGTTTAGCGATACTTGTTTGGCCGTGCTAATCAACAACGGCCAACAGGCCATGCCAGAGATGCATGCCTTGGCCGATAGACGTAATATCGCGTTGTTTATTTCTGCAATAGGGGGTGAATCTTTAGTTGATGATTTGCGCTATTATCTGTCGCGTTCGCTCGCCGAAAGACTTATTATGCACGGTGTGTTTATGGAGGTCATCAGCATAGGTTTGTTGCTCACCGGCGATAGCGGGGTAGGGAAGAGCGAGTTAGCCTTAGAACTCATTACTCGTGGGCATCGTTTGATAGCTGACGACACGCCGATATTTACCCGTATCGCTCCCGATATAATACAAGGCACCGCACCGTCAATGATCCGCGATTTCTTAGAAGTACGCGGCTTGGGCATTTTGAATATTCGCCAAATGTACGGCAACAGTGCAGTTAAGGAGACTAAGTATTTGCGTCAAATTATTGATCTTAAATTTGCCAGCAAAGATTTAAGTGTCAATAAAGATCGTTTGACCAGCGCACAACAAACGAAGAAAGTACTAGGCTTGGATATTCCGGTATTTACTTTACCAGTAGCACCAGGGCGCAACTTGGCAGTATTGGTCGAGGCTGCTGCTAGAAACCATATCCTGCGTATTGGTGGTTATTACGCTGAACAAGAAATTGCTGCTCGCCAAAAAAATATTATGGAGAACAAACAGTGA
- a CDS encoding PTS sugar transporter subunit IIA: MNFSDYLVLDRIKWVDSATKKKSLVMLSEMACRSTPLDPHTVLSHLFEREQLGSTAIGKGIAIPHCRIKDLSNPIVALLRVRQGIDYDAPDQLPVKLIFALLLPENANQQHLDLLASLARHFSDSARVQELLSAKDEASLLHKLKGVV, translated from the coding sequence ATGAACTTTAGCGATTATTTGGTTCTTGACCGCATCAAGTGGGTTGATTCGGCGACTAAAAAGAAATCGCTGGTTATGCTGTCTGAGATGGCATGCCGCTCTACACCCTTGGACCCTCATACCGTATTATCTCATTTGTTCGAGCGCGAGCAGTTGGGGAGCACGGCAATAGGTAAAGGTATTGCCATTCCGCATTGCCGCATTAAGGATTTAAGCAATCCCATCGTTGCATTGTTGCGAGTCAGGCAGGGTATAGATTACGATGCACCCGACCAATTACCGGTTAAGCTCATATTTGCGTTACTCTTGCCTGAAAACGCCAATCAGCAACATCTTGATTTGTTGGCTAGTCTGGCAAGACATTTTAGTGATTCGGCTAGGGTGCAGGAGTTATTGTCGGCAAAAGATGAAGCCAGCTTATTACATAAACTTAAGGGCGTAGTATGA
- the ptsP gene encoding phosphoenolpyruvate--protein phosphotransferase, with amino-acid sequence MAILLTGNGVSKGIGIGPVHLFERGKEEVAHYKIEEKQVRAEVARFNRAHKLAVEHLKNVRKLIPKDAVEEIAAFIDSHLLMMADVPFKQAPIQIIEEQLYNAEWALDIQKNKLVQVFDVMQDSYLKTRRNDIEHVIQLIQQALAKDRVATHKQSSTKQSIQVKGAIVVSDDLAPADTIMFEHKKISGFVTEFGGTNSHTAILARSLGIPAIVAVPNVRNLLSEKETIIIDGNSGTLIADADSKTISFYRQRIKDEKKYQKELSVLKNKPTRSRDGVDIKLMTNIELNDEVRAFKHSGADGVGLYRTEFLYIDRYNEVGEEEHFAAYKKILRAAADKPVTIRTLDLGAEKEFDPDYEGPLATNPALGLRAIRRSLKNPELFLCQLRAILRASIHGDVRILIPMLTSLNELEQIIELYKSAQQQLVEQKKRFNKNIKIGGMIEVPAAALAVEAFARKLDFLSIGTNDLIQYTLAIDRIDEEVNYLHNPLHPGVLNLISIVLAEGKRLNVPVAMCGEMAGDSRYTRLLLAMGLREFSVHPNNLLEIKRIIINSDIGVLQRKYQRLKAHSDPERVVEFCSAPVR; translated from the coding sequence ATGGCAATTTTATTGACTGGCAACGGAGTATCTAAAGGCATTGGTATAGGACCGGTGCATCTATTCGAACGCGGTAAAGAAGAGGTTGCGCATTATAAGATAGAGGAGAAGCAAGTGCGAGCCGAAGTTGCTCGCTTTAACCGGGCGCATAAACTTGCAGTAGAACATTTGAAGAATGTTAGAAAATTAATTCCCAAAGATGCAGTAGAGGAAATTGCTGCGTTTATAGACTCGCATTTATTGATGATGGCCGATGTGCCATTTAAGCAAGCCCCGATACAGATCATCGAGGAACAATTGTACAACGCCGAGTGGGCGCTTGATATACAAAAGAATAAGCTAGTTCAGGTATTTGATGTGATGCAGGATAGTTATTTGAAGACGCGACGCAATGATATCGAACATGTCATCCAACTGATACAACAAGCTCTGGCAAAAGACAGAGTCGCTACCCATAAGCAATCAAGTACCAAGCAAAGTATACAAGTCAAAGGTGCTATTGTTGTCTCGGATGATCTGGCGCCGGCTGATACGATTATGTTCGAGCATAAGAAAATAAGCGGTTTTGTCACAGAATTCGGTGGGACCAATTCGCATACCGCAATTTTGGCGCGCAGTCTGGGTATCCCCGCAATCGTTGCTGTGCCAAATGTGCGTAATTTGTTGTCCGAAAAAGAAACAATCATTATTGATGGCAATAGCGGTACGCTGATTGCCGATGCCGATAGTAAAACGATATCCTTTTATCGGCAACGCATAAAAGACGAGAAAAAATATCAAAAAGAACTATCGGTATTAAAGAATAAACCGACTCGTAGTCGAGATGGCGTTGATATTAAGCTGATGACTAATATAGAATTGAACGATGAAGTGCGTGCTTTTAAGCACAGTGGAGCTGACGGTGTGGGTTTGTATCGCACTGAATTTCTTTATATAGATCGTTATAACGAAGTGGGTGAGGAAGAACACTTTGCCGCTTATAAAAAGATACTACGCGCCGCGGCCGATAAACCGGTTACTATACGGACATTGGATTTGGGGGCAGAAAAGGAATTTGACCCGGACTACGAAGGGCCGCTGGCAACTAACCCTGCTTTGGGTTTGCGTGCTATCCGCCGTTCGCTAAAAAATCCTGAGTTATTTCTGTGTCAATTGCGAGCAATACTGCGCGCCTCGATACACGGTGATGTGCGTATTTTAATTCCTATGTTGACCAGTTTGAATGAACTGGAACAAATTATAGAACTTTATAAATCAGCACAGCAACAATTGGTCGAGCAGAAAAAACGCTTCAATAAAAACATTAAAATAGGGGGTATGATAGAAGTTCCAGCAGCAGCACTCGCAGTTGAAGCATTTGCTCGCAAGCTGGATTTCTTATCAATAGGCACCAACGATTTAATCCAATATACACTGGCCATAGATCGTATAGATGAGGAAGTTAACTATCTGCATAACCCGCTGCATCCTGGCGTCCTCAATCTAATCTCAATCGTTTTAGCAGAAGGCAAGCGACTGAATGTGCCAGTGGCGATGTGCGGAGAGATGGCTGGAGATAGTCGCTATACGAGACTGCTACTGGCTATGGGCTTAAGAGAATTTAGCGTGCATCCGAATAACTTATTGGAAATTAAGCGGATTATTATCAATAGCGATATTGGAGTCTTGCAGCGTAAATACCAACGACTGAAAGCACACTCCGATCCTGAGCGCGTTGTCGAATTTTGCTCGGCACCAGTTAGATAA
- the raiA gene encoding ribosome-associated translation inhibitor RaiA, which translates to METQISGQGFEVTKPIEQHIHQKLKKIQKHFNRVETLHIVLKIEKNSHLAEATVHSSHHNFFVHAKSDDMYITVDMLIAKLDRQIIKHKEKLKDHHSQEVVHHTLKTKR; encoded by the coding sequence ATGGAGACTCAGATATCCGGACAAGGTTTTGAAGTGACAAAACCTATAGAACAACACATACACCAAAAGTTAAAGAAGATACAAAAGCACTTTAATCGTGTAGAAACCTTACACATAGTATTAAAAATAGAAAAAAACTCACACTTGGCAGAAGCCACCGTGCATAGTAGCCATCACAATTTTTTTGTTCACGCAAAATCCGATGATATGTATATCACCGTGGATATGCTTATTGCTAAGTTGGATAGGCAGATAATTAAGCATAAGGAAAAGCTCAAAGACCATCACTCTCAAGAGGTAGTCCATCATACTCTCAAAACTAAAAGATAG